From Echinicola jeungdonensis, the proteins below share one genomic window:
- a CDS encoding VOC family protein: MNVLSNAPVTTVLPVKDIERARKFYEQALSLEPKGYAADGNFIFSCSGGAQLALIPKPEGTKAEHTALSFEVQGIENVIAKLKDKGVVFEDYDLPDLKTVDHICVIGSDKAAWFKDSEGNILCVHEGEK, translated from the coding sequence ATGAACGTACTTTCAAATGCCCCCGTTACAACTGTTCTTCCTGTTAAGGATATAGAAAGAGCAAGGAAATTTTATGAACAGGCGCTTAGTTTAGAGCCGAAGGGTTATGCTGCCGATGGTAATTTTATTTTTTCCTGCAGTGGGGGAGCACAATTGGCCCTAATCCCAAAACCTGAAGGAACAAAAGCCGAGCACACCGCATTAAGCTTTGAAGTGCAGGGCATCGAAAATGTAATTGCAAAGCTAAAAGATAAAGGTGTGGTTTTTGAAGATTATGATTTACCGGATTTAAAAACCGTTGATCATATCTGCGTAATTGGATCGGATAAAGCAGCATGGTTTAAGGATAGTGAAGGCAATATCCTATGTGTGCATGAAGGCGAAAAATAA
- a CDS encoding sodium:calcium antiporter, producing MSILKAITDSLELSVITFILMSIVIAIAGTKLTKVADKLADITGIGEAFMGGVMLGAMTSLPGSVTSISVAIKGFPELAVSNGLGGIVAQTAFIGIADIAYKKANLEHASASIANLMFGVLLILLLAFILIVSAMPEYHIIGIHPASFLLIFIYLAGLRMVRSAQKFPMWRPRITSDTEEDESNHDFVSKAKTRKLWVIFSVLAITVAFAGFMVAQTGVSLAEKTGFSETFVGTFFTAISTSLPELMVSVAAVRQRAVTLAVSNIIGGNAYDVLFVSFSDFAYTEGSIYHEFSGELIFVLALTIFMNAILILGMLDRETKGFAKIGWEGVLILFSFVSGFVVLYLW from the coding sequence ATGTCAATACTAAAGGCCATAACCGATTCATTGGAATTAAGTGTTATCACTTTTATCTTGATGAGTATCGTGATTGCCATTGCCGGCACCAAACTTACAAAGGTTGCCGATAAGTTGGCTGACATAACCGGAATTGGAGAAGCTTTTATGGGTGGTGTAATGCTTGGGGCCATGACCTCCCTTCCGGGCAGTGTGACTTCCATTAGTGTAGCCATCAAGGGTTTTCCAGAATTGGCTGTGAGCAATGGGTTGGGAGGGATTGTGGCCCAAACAGCTTTTATTGGTATTGCTGATATTGCCTATAAAAAAGCTAATTTAGAACATGCCTCCGCTTCTATTGCCAATTTGATGTTTGGGGTTTTGCTTATTTTATTGCTGGCTTTTATCCTGATAGTTTCAGCCATGCCAGAGTACCACATCATTGGCATTCACCCTGCTTCATTTTTATTGATATTTATTTATTTAGCAGGGCTTAGGATGGTGAGAAGTGCTCAGAAATTTCCAATGTGGAGGCCAAGGATTACAAGTGATACCGAGGAGGATGAATCCAATCATGATTTTGTCTCAAAAGCAAAAACCCGGAAGTTGTGGGTTATATTTTCTGTCCTGGCCATAACGGTTGCATTTGCAGGATTTATGGTTGCCCAGACTGGCGTTAGTTTAGCTGAGAAAACTGGGTTTTCAGAAACTTTTGTAGGAACGTTTTTTACTGCCATCAGTACTTCCCTTCCAGAGTTGATGGTAAGCGTTGCGGCTGTCCGCCAAAGGGCGGTTACGCTTGCTGTCAGCAATATTATTGGGGGGAATGCCTATGATGTTTTATTTGTTTCATTTTCAGATTTTGCCTATACAGAAGGGTCCATTTACCATGAATTTTCTGGAGAATTGATTTTTGTTTTAGCGTTGACAATTTTCATGAATGCCATTTTAATTCTTGGCATGCTCGACAGGGAAACCAAGGGCTTTGCAAAAATTGGCTGGGAGGGAGTTTTAATACTCTTTAGCTTTGTTTCGGGTTTTGTAGTGTTGTATTTATGGTAA
- a CDS encoding NADPH-dependent FMN reductase, with product MKKIIAFGGSNSSTSINKQLAQYAAGLVAEVKLEVLDLNDFELPLYSEDLEGKIGGQPENAHQILKIFQEADGFVLSLAEHNGGYSAVLKNLFDWISRIDVGFFNKKPILVMATSPGSRGGETVLDHAKIQLPRHSANIVATFSLPSFYDNFSDTQIVDEKLDKKLKREIEIFEGSLKDIKQYEPVEK from the coding sequence ATGAAAAAGATCATCGCATTTGGAGGAAGCAATAGTTCTACTTCCATTAACAAGCAATTGGCTCAATATGCGGCCGGTTTGGTTGCAGAGGTAAAGCTTGAAGTACTGGACCTCAACGATTTCGAATTACCCCTTTACAGCGAGGACCTTGAGGGAAAAATAGGAGGCCAACCCGAGAATGCACATCAAATTTTAAAAATTTTCCAAGAAGCAGATGGGTTTGTCCTTTCGCTGGCGGAACACAATGGTGGTTATTCTGCAGTTCTGAAAAATCTGTTTGACTGGATAAGCCGTATTGATGTGGGATTTTTTAATAAAAAACCCATTTTGGTAATGGCCACATCGCCCGGTAGCAGAGGAGGAGAAACAGTATTGGATCATGCGAAAATTCAGCTGCCCAGGCACAGTGCCAATATTGTGGCTACCTTCTCACTTCCGAGTTTCTACGATAACTTTTCAGATACCCAAATCGTGGATGAAAAGCTGGATAAAAAACTCAAAAGGGAAATTGAAATTTTTGAAGGTAGCTTAAAGGATATAAAACAATATGAGCCGGTCGAAAAGTAA
- a CDS encoding SphA family protein has protein sequence MGAELLVPIAHIKLTTEPGTFFTATGLGDLIISPFILQWKDGFFLGRPFWSRISLGFMLPTGSFDANEKVNTSANAYQFNPYYAFTWEVLPKWEISGRALYLWNSKNLDSSFSAQAGQAIHFNYSVSYEIVKEFRIGPSGYYLSQIHDHKLNGEWLDSRERVLGLGAALHWQSNKTFIRVQGYKETMVKSRPQGTRISISINQIF, from the coding sequence TTGGGGGCAGAACTCCTGGTACCAATAGCCCATATAAAACTTACCACAGAGCCTGGGACATTTTTTACCGCTACCGGGTTAGGGGACCTTATCATTAGTCCATTTATCTTACAATGGAAAGATGGATTCTTTCTCGGAAGACCCTTTTGGAGTCGAATTAGCTTGGGGTTTATGCTTCCCACAGGCAGTTTTGATGCCAATGAAAAGGTCAATACCAGTGCGAATGCTTATCAGTTTAACCCTTATTACGCATTTACCTGGGAAGTTTTACCTAAGTGGGAAATCAGCGGCCGGGCATTGTATCTATGGAATTCAAAAAATCTTGATTCCTCCTTTTCTGCCCAAGCAGGTCAAGCTATTCATTTTAATTATTCCGTTTCATATGAAATTGTCAAAGAGTTTCGGATAGGCCCTTCGGGTTATTACCTAAGCCAAATACATGACCATAAATTGAATGGGGAATGGCTAGATTCCCGGGAAAGGGTATTGGGCTTAGGGGCTGCCTTGCATTGGCAGTCCAACAAAACTTTCATTAGGGTGCAAGGTTATAAAGAAACCATGGTAAAGTCCCGCCCCCAAGGAACCAGAATTTCAATTAGTATTAATCAAATATTTTAA
- a CDS encoding Crp/Fnr family transcriptional regulator, with protein MNQELILQNIAKHISLNPSEEEVFLSLLEPKTFKRKSIVLKEGEVARYTYFVVKGCLRTYKIDLDGSLRISHFAIEEYWVSDLNSFLTQTPAVEWVDALEETEVLQLSATNLERLYKEVPKFERFFRILHQNAYGALHRRLMKNISGTAEDRYMQFCKRYPGLENRISQKQVAAYLGITPEFLSKMKRKLQYC; from the coding sequence ATGAACCAAGAACTTATACTTCAAAATATTGCTAAACACATTTCACTTAACCCTTCAGAAGAGGAAGTCTTTCTTTCTTTGTTAGAACCCAAAACGTTTAAACGGAAATCCATTGTACTTAAAGAAGGGGAGGTGGCCCGGTACACCTACTTTGTAGTTAAGGGTTGTTTGCGGACATATAAAATTGACTTGGATGGGAGCCTTCGTATTTCCCATTTTGCCATAGAAGAATACTGGGTATCGGACCTGAATAGTTTTCTGACACAAACTCCTGCAGTCGAGTGGGTGGATGCATTAGAAGAAACTGAAGTATTACAACTCTCCGCAACAAATTTGGAAAGGTTGTATAAAGAAGTCCCAAAGTTTGAGCGATTTTTTCGTATCCTTCACCAAAATGCTTATGGGGCCTTGCATCGAAGGTTGATGAAAAATATTTCCGGAACAGCTGAAGACCGCTACATGCAATTTTGTAAACGGTACCCTGGTCTGGAAAACCGCATTTCCCAAAAGCAGGTAGCAGCCTATCTTGGAATTACACCTGAGTTTTTAAGTAAGATGAAAAGAAAATTACAATATTGCTGA
- a CDS encoding VOC family protein, whose product MKPKRIWANLGVESIDRTQDFYLSIGFKLNGNPTEDLVSFLVGDDEFIIHFFKKERLKDSLEGEIADLNQGNEVMFSLSTESKDEFDSWINEVKKAGGTILFDSNIDRKAFYDENGYFVGVFADPDGHKFNLLYSDNM is encoded by the coding sequence ATGAAACCAAAAAGAATTTGGGCAAACTTGGGAGTAGAAAGTATTGATAGGACACAGGATTTTTACCTGTCAATAGGGTTTAAGTTAAATGGTAATCCTACTGAAGATTTGGTTAGCTTCCTGGTTGGTGATGATGAATTTATAATTCACTTTTTTAAAAAAGAAAGATTAAAGGATAGTCTTGAAGGAGAAATAGCTGACTTGAATCAAGGGAATGAAGTTATGTTTTCTCTATCTACTGAAAGTAAGGATGAATTTGACAGTTGGATTAATGAGGTGAAAAAAGCAGGGGGAACTATTTTATTTGACTCAAATATCGATAGAAAGGCATTTTACGATGAAAATGGGTACTTCGTTGGTGTATTTGCTGACCCTGACGGACACAAATTCAACCTGCTCTACAGCGACAATATGTAA
- a CDS encoding nuclear transport factor 2 family protein, which translates to MTKITSSPNCGNSPKMVFLKEFNIAFAKRDVEFLVESVTEEIVWTIVGIKKITGKKDFLFELEKIKMEKTTELMLDQILSHGKEGATNGIMKMQNGKKYAFSDFYQFNGARGAKIKSITSYIVEI; encoded by the coding sequence ATGACAAAAATTACCTCAAGTCCTAATTGTGGAAACTCACCGAAAATGGTATTCTTAAAAGAATTCAATATTGCATTTGCCAAAAGAGATGTGGAATTCCTGGTAGAAAGCGTAACTGAAGAAATTGTTTGGACTATTGTAGGTATCAAAAAAATTACTGGAAAAAAGGATTTTTTGTTTGAATTGGAAAAAATAAAAATGGAAAAAACGACTGAATTAATGCTTGATCAAATCTTATCGCACGGAAAAGAAGGAGCAACAAATGGAATAATGAAAATGCAGAACGGAAAAAAATATGCATTTTCAGATTTTTATCAGTTTAATGGAGCAAGGGGGGCTAAAATTAAATCAATTACTTCATACATAGTTGAAATTTAA
- a CDS encoding SRPBCC domain-containing protein: MTTNFWFTKSSGQLEVGKTITWEWVMYGASTKVFVKEIIPNKLISTEWGNPATTVDYKFTAVTEETTYVVIKNYGLNLAGNDLIQAIIDNTGGFTTVLDGLKGYLEHNIKLILVGDKYPKEIRNQK; the protein is encoded by the coding sequence ATTACGACCAACTTTTGGTTTACGAAATCAAGTGGACAATTAGAGGTTGGCAAGACGATAACCTGGGAATGGGTAATGTATGGGGCTTCAACCAAGGTGTTTGTAAAGGAAATCATCCCTAATAAACTTATTTCAACCGAATGGGGAAATCCTGCAACCACAGTAGATTATAAATTTACAGCAGTGACAGAAGAAACAACTTATGTTGTAATCAAAAATTATGGTTTGAACTTGGCTGGAAATGACCTAATTCAAGCTATAATAGACAATACAGGCGGGTTTACGACTGTTTTAGATGGTTTAAAGGGGTACTTAGAACATAACATTAAACTGATCTTGGTTGGGGACAAATACCCAAAAGAAATTAGAAATCAAAAATAA
- a CDS encoding HEAT repeat domain-containing protein, which produces MRKSNSDSFLYVIVTTDLSSGARKGAVRKITFGPYLTEIAKTDKDPEVRKVAISKMTFEPSLSEIAKTDKNPEIRKFAIERLNQLE; this is translated from the coding sequence ATGAGAAAATCAAATTCTGATTCATTTCTCTATGTTATTGTCACAACAGATCTAAGCTCTGGGGCTAGAAAAGGTGCTGTTCGTAAAATAACCTTTGGGCCATACCTAACAGAAATAGCCAAAACAGACAAGGATCCTGAGGTTAGGAAAGTAGCGATTAGCAAAATGACCTTTGAACCAAGTCTTAGTGAAATAGCCAAAACAGACAAGAATCCAGAAATCAGAAAATTTGCTATTGAAAGACTTAATCAATTAGAATAA
- a CDS encoding GTP pyrophosphokinase → MNIFENKIEEFHNWYNEQLPFHEEAVSFFCSLINTIQNVESVNGRIKNEEECINKFKRKYLPLLGEEDTDYEIKTQISDLIGIRAICLYSADVNRIRRDLKKFFHEVDISDKSGQLEKTEDKFGYKSLHLQLVLKSRLTDVANYKRFGNLTFELQIRTIIQDAWGILDHKIKYKKNIPQNLKRRINRLSALFEIADDEFLNIQKEIIQEEIKIRNRLKRGGKIEKSKALDVFRFLFVALKFFPSYNFIEEKVDGFVEEILSLKSDFTEGELSEAIEKYLPFADKVEQNIKQRLNPYTKIRYCLYKLDSDTFMSLLSFHQMSIINNMT, encoded by the coding sequence ATGAATATATTTGAAAATAAAATAGAAGAATTTCATAACTGGTATAATGAGCAATTGCCTTTTCATGAGGAAGCGGTTAGTTTTTTTTGTTCTCTAATTAATACAATTCAGAATGTTGAATCGGTTAATGGGCGAATTAAAAATGAAGAGGAATGCATCAATAAATTTAAACGAAAGTATCTACCGTTATTAGGTGAAGAGGATACGGATTATGAGATTAAAACACAGATTAGTGACTTAATAGGAATTCGAGCTATCTGTCTTTATTCAGCGGATGTCAATCGAATTAGACGTGATTTAAAAAAATTTTTTCACGAGGTTGATATTTCAGATAAATCAGGTCAGTTGGAAAAGACAGAAGATAAATTTGGTTATAAAAGCCTTCATCTTCAATTAGTATTGAAAAGCAGGCTGACTGATGTTGCTAACTATAAAAGATTCGGAAATCTAACATTTGAGCTTCAAATACGAACAATAATTCAGGATGCGTGGGGCATTCTTGACCATAAAATCAAATATAAAAAAAACATTCCTCAGAATTTAAAACGAAGAATAAACCGATTGTCAGCTTTATTTGAAATAGCAGATGATGAGTTTTTAAATATTCAAAAAGAAATAATTCAAGAAGAAATAAAAATTCGTAATAGGCTAAAAAGAGGCGGGAAAATTGAAAAATCAAAAGCTCTTGATGTATTCAGATTTTTGTTTGTGGCATTAAAGTTTTTCCCTTCTTATAACTTTATTGAAGAAAAAGTTGACGGTTTTGTCGAGGAAATTCTGTCATTGAAGAGTGATTTTACAGAAGGAGAATTAAGTGAAGCAATAGAAAAATACCTCCCCTTTGCAGACAAAGTTGAACAAAACATAAAACAACGATTGAATCCTTATACAAAAATTCGGTATTGTTTATATAAGTTAGATTCGGATACATTTATGTCCTTATTATCTTTTCATCAAATGAGTATAATAAACAACATGACTTAA
- a CDS encoding GDCCVxC domain-containing (seleno)protein, with protein sequence MEVILQSTITCPNCGHKKEETMPIDACQYFYECENCKTVLKPKQGDCCVYCSYGSVKCPPIQQNKKCC encoded by the coding sequence ATGGAAGTTATTTTGCAATCAACAATCACTTGCCCTAACTGCGGACACAAAAAAGAGGAAACTATGCCGATTGATGCTTGTCAATACTTTTATGAGTGTGAAAATTGTAAAACCGTATTGAAACCGAAACAAGGTGACTGTTGCGTATATTGCAGCTACGGAAGTGTAAAATGTCCGCCAATTCAACAAAACAAGAAATGTTGCTGA
- the merTP gene encoding mercuric transport protein MerTP — protein sequence MKKRNKLIGAGLLTAIAASLCCITPVLALLAGTSGLASTFSWLEPFRPYFIGLTVLALGLAWYQKLKPKKEIDCKCETEEKPKFIQRKTFLGMVTVFAVLMLAFPYYGHVFYPKTEKQVMIVPQSNVRTVEFSISGMSCASCEEHVNLEVNKLSGIIKSTASYGNGNAIVKFDNTKTNIAEIEKAINTTGYLVTDKKKK from the coding sequence ATGAAAAAACGGAATAAATTAATCGGAGCGGGACTTTTAACTGCTATTGCAGCTTCTCTTTGTTGCATAACACCAGTTTTAGCTCTTCTTGCAGGTACAAGCGGATTGGCATCTACTTTTTCTTGGCTTGAACCCTTCAGACCATATTTTATTGGACTGACTGTTTTGGCACTTGGATTGGCCTGGTATCAAAAACTTAAGCCAAAAAAGGAAATCGACTGCAAATGCGAAACTGAGGAGAAACCAAAATTTATTCAGCGTAAAACATTCTTGGGAATGGTAACGGTTTTCGCAGTACTAATGCTTGCCTTTCCTTATTATGGTCACGTTTTTTACCCCAAGACAGAAAAACAAGTCATGATTGTTCCCCAATCAAATGTTCGGACTGTTGAGTTTTCTATTAGCGGAATGAGTTGTGCAAGTTGTGAAGAACACGTGAACCTTGAGGTGAATAAATTATCTGGAATAATCAAATCGACTGCCTCCTACGGGAATGGGAATGCAATCGTAAAATTTGACAATACTAAAACGAACATTGCCGAAATCGAAAAGGCAATAAATACAACAGGATATTTGGTGACCGATAAAAAGAAAAAGTAA
- a CDS encoding ArsR/SmtB family transcription factor, producing the protein MENISCIRQQADIKQINRCKDRISELNGSFDYLSNGLELAGNNVRLKILFLLYEEKQLCVCDLSDILGMTISAVSQHLRKLKDRKLIETERQAQTIFYSLTKKYENLLQPFFEILDENKILAIV; encoded by the coding sequence ATGGAAAACATTTCTTGCATAAGACAACAGGCTGACATTAAGCAAATAAACCGTTGCAAAGACCGAATTTCGGAATTGAATGGATCGTTTGACTACTTATCGAACGGACTTGAATTGGCGGGAAATAATGTAAGGCTGAAAATCCTGTTCCTTCTTTATGAAGAGAAACAACTTTGTGTTTGCGACCTGAGCGACATTCTCGGAATGACTATTTCGGCCGTTTCACAACATCTTAGAAAACTTAAAGACCGAAAACTTATTGAAACGGAAAGACAAGCACAAACCATTTTTTACTCGCTGACAAAAAAGTATGAAAACCTGCTCCAACCGTTTTTCGAAATACTTGATGAAAATAAAATTTTGGCGATTGTATGA
- a CDS encoding transporter substrate-binding domain-containing protein — translation MKRLLTIILAITFLTGCGSSSDEKNKLKPGSSISRDLPEIQKEGTLKVLVNYSSTSYFLYRGKPMGFEYELLQRLAKDLDLNLELVVVENLDSVFQYINNGKADMIAHGMTITTERKEKVDFTNYLYLTSQVLVQKKPDNWRNISWANTQRHLIHDAIDLIGDTVSVRENSSYMDRINNLSMELGGKIYIDTLSGTLSTEEIMKKVADGEIKYTVADKNLAKVSAVNYPILDITVPLSLSQRIGWAVRKNSPELLASVNEWIAKEKKKVPYYVIYNRYFKNKRDFKRRIKSEFMSLNGNQISKYDDIIKKYAENLGWDWRLVASLIYQESRFKNNAKSWAGAKGLMQIMPRTAESLGIKNPNSPEQSVKGGTLYLKKIYNRLDGINDSTQRIKFTMASYNCGYSHVKDARFLAKQENLNPNLWDGHVEKMVMALSYPKNYNKEGVHYGYVRGIEPVTYVGQIFKRYDHYVKFIEE, via the coding sequence ATGAAAAGACTCCTGACAATTATTTTAGCAATCACTTTTCTCACTGGGTGTGGTTCAAGTTCTGATGAAAAAAATAAATTAAAACCTGGAAGTTCGATCTCAAGAGATTTGCCCGAAATACAAAAGGAAGGGACACTAAAAGTATTGGTTAACTACAGCAGTACCAGCTATTTTTTATATAGAGGCAAGCCGATGGGCTTTGAGTATGAGTTATTGCAACGATTGGCAAAAGACCTTGATTTGAATTTGGAGTTGGTGGTTGTGGAAAATTTGGATAGTGTTTTTCAGTATATTAATAATGGGAAAGCCGACATGATTGCTCATGGAATGACCATTACTACAGAAAGGAAAGAAAAAGTAGATTTTACAAACTATCTGTATCTCACCTCACAAGTTTTGGTTCAAAAAAAGCCTGATAATTGGAGAAATATAAGTTGGGCAAACACACAAAGACATTTGATCCACGATGCCATTGACCTGATTGGAGATACTGTATCTGTTCGGGAAAACTCTTCCTACATGGATAGGATAAATAACTTATCCATGGAATTGGGTGGTAAGATTTATATTGATACACTTTCAGGAACCTTAAGTACTGAGGAGATTATGAAAAAAGTGGCTGATGGTGAAATTAAATATACGGTAGCCGATAAAAATTTAGCAAAAGTAAGTGCTGTAAATTACCCTATCCTGGATATCACTGTCCCGCTAAGTTTGTCTCAGCGTATTGGTTGGGCAGTAAGGAAAAATTCTCCCGAATTGTTGGCATCGGTAAATGAATGGATCGCAAAAGAAAAAAAGAAGGTTCCCTACTACGTTATCTATAACCGGTATTTTAAAAATAAAAGGGATTTCAAAAGACGGATAAAAAGTGAGTTTATGAGTCTGAATGGAAACCAAATAAGTAAGTACGATGACATTATAAAAAAGTATGCTGAAAATTTAGGATGGGATTGGCGATTGGTGGCCTCATTAATATATCAGGAGTCCCGATTTAAAAACAATGCAAAGTCTTGGGCGGGGGCAAAAGGGTTGATGCAGATCATGCCTCGAACAGCAGAAAGCTTAGGAATAAAAAATCCAAACAGTCCAGAGCAAAGCGTAAAAGGCGGGACCTTGTACTTGAAGAAAATTTATAATCGTCTAGATGGGATTAATGACTCCACACAAAGAATAAAATTTACCATGGCTTCTTATAATTGTGGTTATTCGCATGTAAAAGATGCCCGTTTTTTAGCAAAGCAGGAAAACCTCAATCCAAACCTATGGGATGGTCATGTAGAAAAAATGGTTATGGCGCTCTCTTATCCCAAAAATTATAATAAAGAGGGGGTTCATTATGGTTATGTCAGAGGAATTGAGCCCGTGACTTATGTCGGACAAATTTTTAAACGATATGATCATTACGTTAAATTTATAGAAGAATAA
- a CDS encoding VOC family protein, whose translation MTVNPKIYRVILPVTDIEKAQKFYENLFELKGQRVSPGRHYFDCGGTILACFDSKADGDNLETTPNPDHIYFAVDQLDNLYEKAKKMDFTEVEDSIKTRPWGERSFYAKDPFGNPICFVERKTIFTGN comes from the coding sequence ATGACAGTTAATCCCAAAATATACAGAGTTATTTTACCAGTGACGGACATTGAAAAAGCTCAAAAATTTTACGAAAATTTATTTGAACTAAAAGGACAAAGAGTTTCCCCAGGACGACACTACTTTGATTGTGGCGGGACTATATTAGCGTGCTTTGACTCTAAAGCAGACGGTGATAATTTAGAAACAACACCAAATCCTGACCATATATACTTTGCGGTCGATCAATTGGATAATCTTTATGAAAAAGCTAAAAAAATGGACTTTACTGAAGTTGAAGACTCAATAAAGACAAGACCTTGGGGAGAAAGAAGTTTTTACGCAAAAGACCCTTTTGGTAATCCAATTTGCTTTGTCGAAAGGAAAACTATTTTTACAGGAAATTAA
- a CDS encoding carboxylesterase/lipase family protein, whose amino-acid sequence MNTIRFFVSILCLTFIVSCAEQTLDIVEVTGGSIQGLKENGLTVFKGIPFAAPPVGSLRWKAPAPVEPWDGIKETKEFGPSPYQPGEPPAGKSEDCLYLNVWTPAQSPNQKLPVLVWIYGGGFSYGSTAEPVCTGAHLAQKGVIVVSIAYRVGKLGFLAHPELSAENPLKVSGNYGLLDQIAGLQWVQDNIAGFGGDPEKVTIFGESAGGISVSMLCASPLAKGLFRGAISQSGGSFGPTRETTYPGENMKTLQQAEKSGKGFVQEANVSSIAELRKLKVEELPINPGMGGAWPNVDGYVIPGDQYQLYQEGKYNDVDVLVGYNSDECAFFLNSKTPEEHIARVQQRYGQFADTLLSVFPVGENKVPKSARDLTSAAAFGWHSWTWARLQAQTGNSKVFLYYFDQHPDYPEDSPMHGYGSPHGSEIPYVFMTLNKENPQTTKSDIELSETMSSYWTNFTKYGHPNAEDLPDWPEFTMENQQLMYLNEKPHASPVPDKNSMKVLDSYFKWRFTEEGQYWAK is encoded by the coding sequence ATGAACACTATAAGATTTTTTGTGTCCATACTATGTTTAACCTTTATTGTATCGTGTGCCGAACAAACCTTAGATATAGTAGAGGTTACAGGCGGTTCCATTCAGGGATTGAAAGAGAACGGACTTACTGTGTTCAAAGGTATTCCCTTTGCAGCACCCCCAGTAGGATCACTGCGCTGGAAAGCCCCAGCACCAGTTGAGCCATGGGACGGCATAAAAGAGACCAAAGAATTTGGTCCCTCCCCATATCAACCTGGTGAACCACCTGCAGGGAAAAGCGAGGATTGTCTCTACCTGAATGTATGGACACCTGCACAATCGCCCAATCAAAAACTGCCCGTGTTAGTTTGGATTTATGGTGGCGGTTTTAGCTATGGGTCCACTGCTGAACCTGTATGTACCGGAGCGCATTTGGCTCAAAAAGGCGTTATCGTAGTGAGCATTGCCTATAGAGTAGGAAAACTAGGTTTCTTAGCGCACCCTGAATTGAGTGCCGAAAACCCACTAAAAGTTTCTGGTAATTATGGATTGCTTGACCAGATTGCAGGTTTGCAATGGGTACAAGATAACATTGCAGGTTTTGGAGGTGATCCAGAGAAAGTCACCATTTTCGGAGAATCAGCAGGAGGAATTTCGGTCAGCATGTTGTGTGCATCGCCATTGGCCAAAGGTTTGTTCCGTGGAGCCATTTCTCAAAGTGGAGGTTCCTTTGGTCCGACCAGAGAAACCACCTACCCTGGTGAAAATATGAAAACACTACAACAGGCAGAAAAGAGCGGTAAAGGCTTTGTACAAGAAGCCAATGTGTCCTCCATAGCAGAGCTCCGCAAGCTTAAAGTGGAAGAGTTGCCGATAAATCCAGGTATGGGCGGTGCATGGCCGAACGTAGATGGATATGTAATACCGGGCGACCAATACCAGTTGTATCAGGAAGGGAAATATAATGATGTAGATGTACTTGTAGGTTATAATTCCGACGAGTGTGCATTTTTCCTCAATTCAAAAACTCCCGAGGAACATATTGCCAGAGTTCAGCAACGTTACGGTCAATTTGCAGACACCCTGCTATCGGTCTTTCCTGTAGGAGAAAATAAAGTCCCAAAATCCGCACGTGATCTTACAAGTGCAGCTGCATTTGGATGGCATTCCTGGACTTGGGCACGTCTACAAGCTCAAACAGGCAATTCAAAGGTTTTCCTCTATTATTTTGACCAGCACCCAGACTACCCGGAGGATTCTCCTATGCATGGATATGGATCACCGCACGGAAGTGAAATCCCCTATGTTTTTATGACACTGAACAAGGAAAACCCTCAGACCACAAAGTCTGATATTGAACTTTCTGAAACCATGAGTAGTTACTGGACTAATTTTACCAAGTATGGTCATCCAAACGCAGAAGATTTACCTGATTGGCCAGAATTTACAATGGAAAATCAGCAGCTTATGTATCTAAATGAAAAACCCCATGCTTCACCTGTTCCAGATAAAAACTCAATGAAAGTATTGGATTCTTACTTTAAATGGAGATTTACCGAAGAAGGCCAATATTGGGCAAAGTAA